One Streptomyces sp. ML-6 genomic region harbors:
- a CDS encoding SUKH-4 family immunity protein, protein MDDNELAPLLAGCTRFPSPGVWQEPPFAERVVDGARYALVAVDPGAGALGLRRDDGSLWSLPEGAGPHLVNSGVAAFVAFNRAYEEAADEAAAYEGPGEEVEDDEAVDLAEEAADALTDALLERFGALDAAAVADENSFWCIAAEELGYSMNV, encoded by the coding sequence ATGGACGACAACGAACTCGCCCCGCTCCTGGCCGGATGCACCCGCTTCCCCTCCCCCGGTGTCTGGCAGGAACCCCCTTTCGCGGAACGCGTGGTCGACGGCGCGCGGTACGCCCTGGTCGCGGTCGATCCGGGAGCGGGGGCGCTCGGCCTGCGCCGCGACGACGGGTCGCTGTGGAGCTTGCCCGAGGGCGCCGGTCCTCACCTGGTGAACTCCGGGGTGGCGGCGTTCGTCGCCTTCAACCGCGCCTACGAGGAGGCCGCCGACGAGGCCGCCGCGTACGAGGGGCCCGGCGAGGAGGTCGAGGACGACGAGGCCGTGGACCTGGCCGAGGAGGCCGCCGACGCGCTCACCGACGCGCTGCTGGAGCGGTTCGGGGCGCTCGACGCCGCCGCCGTCGCCGACGAGAACTCCTTCTGGTGCATCGCCGCCGAGGAACTGGGCTACAGCATGAACGTATGA
- a CDS encoding histidine kinase has protein sequence MTGVILGGLPALAAAATIARALIRRRPSGLARPTAVCALLSLTTTATATTGPGSFWKLPEAALLLLLIAAVTRWSPVRELRVAVPLAVLAVAVWPAPLVDGGFLERTGAASFWLLPALGAAAVGAYPRRMDLRRRAAVGEARRAQRLQLSRDLHDFVAHDVSGIVVQAQAARFVAATDPSQAVLALERIEKAGLNALETMDRTIRMLDEEEAPDTSLQPPGVHRLAALVDDFTDSNGTATRLLLPPDVLEAFTDAPETSAVAYRIVVEALTNIRRHAPRAPRAEVRFVHAPGGVELHVTNEASRTPPGPRTGPLRRGGGRGLPALAERAEALGGTLTAGPYEKDGWRLVAVLPLRTARTIPAKEPK, from the coding sequence ATGACAGGCGTGATACTCGGCGGCCTTCCGGCGCTCGCGGCGGCGGCGACCATCGCCCGGGCCCTGATCCGCCGCCGCCCCTCCGGCCTGGCCCGCCCCACGGCGGTCTGCGCGTTGCTGTCCCTGACGACCACCGCGACCGCCACCACGGGCCCCGGCTCCTTCTGGAAGCTCCCGGAGGCCGCCCTGCTGCTGCTCCTCATCGCGGCGGTGACACGCTGGTCGCCCGTGCGGGAGCTGCGCGTCGCGGTCCCCCTCGCGGTCCTCGCGGTGGCCGTCTGGCCCGCGCCGCTGGTCGATGGCGGTTTCCTGGAGCGTACGGGCGCGGCGTCGTTCTGGTTGCTCCCCGCGCTCGGTGCGGCGGCGGTCGGAGCCTATCCGCGCCGCATGGACCTGCGTCGGCGTGCTGCGGTCGGGGAGGCCCGGCGCGCCCAGCGTCTGCAACTCTCGCGCGACCTCCACGACTTCGTGGCCCACGACGTCAGCGGCATCGTCGTGCAGGCCCAGGCAGCCCGCTTCGTGGCGGCGACCGATCCGAGCCAGGCGGTCCTGGCCCTGGAGCGGATCGAGAAGGCGGGTCTGAACGCCCTGGAGACGATGGACCGGACGATCCGCATGCTGGACGAGGAGGAAGCACCGGACACATCGCTCCAGCCCCCGGGCGTTCATCGACTCGCCGCCCTGGTCGATGACTTCACCGACTCGAACGGCACCGCGACCCGGCTCCTCCTGCCGCCGGACGTCCTGGAGGCCTTCACGGACGCGCCGGAGACGAGCGCGGTGGCGTACCGCATCGTGGTCGAGGCGCTCACCAACATCCGCAGACACGCTCCCCGGGCTCCCCGCGCGGAAGTCCGCTTCGTCCACGCCCCCGGGGGCGTGGAACTGCACGTGACCAACGAGGCGTCGCGCACGCCTCCCGGCCCCCGCACCGGTCCGCTGCGCCGGGGCGGCGGGCGCGGCCTCCCCGCGCTCGCCGAACGCGCCGAGGCGCTGGGCGGCACACTCACCGCGGGCCCGTACGAGAAGGACGGCTGGCGCCTCGTGGCGGTCCTGCCGCTGCGAACGGCCCGCACGATCCCTGCGAAGGAACCGAAATGA
- a CDS encoding response regulator transcription factor: MTIPPTGAPTPVRILLADDQEDIRSGFRLILDSQPDMTVVGEAADGAAAVELARELRPDLVVADIRMPVLDGLEVTRRLAGPDVPDPLRVLVVTTFDHDDYVRTALRDGACGFLLKRSGPGLLIEGVRAAMAGDVLISPQITVRLLRSVAAPVPPAPRAPSPLTPREEEITRLVAEGLTNAEIGTRLFISPGTAKTHIANIQAKLKVRNRVGIAAWSWEALS, encoded by the coding sequence ATGACCATTCCCCCGACGGGCGCGCCCACGCCCGTCCGCATCCTCCTGGCCGACGACCAGGAGGACATCCGCAGCGGATTCCGCCTGATCCTCGACTCCCAGCCGGACATGACGGTCGTGGGCGAGGCGGCGGACGGTGCCGCGGCCGTCGAGCTGGCCCGCGAGCTCCGCCCCGACCTGGTCGTCGCGGACATCCGCATGCCGGTCCTCGACGGCCTGGAGGTGACCCGGCGGCTGGCGGGCCCGGACGTGCCCGACCCGCTCCGCGTCCTGGTGGTCACCACCTTCGACCACGACGACTACGTCCGCACGGCCCTGCGGGACGGTGCCTGCGGTTTCCTCCTCAAGCGCTCGGGCCCCGGCCTGCTGATCGAGGGGGTGCGGGCCGCCATGGCCGGCGACGTCCTCATCAGCCCCCAGATCACGGTTCGTCTCCTCCGGTCCGTGGCGGCTCCCGTTCCCCCGGCACCGCGCGCCCCCTCGCCCCTCACCCCCCGCGAGGAGGAGATCACCCGCCTCGTCGCGGAGGGCCTGACGAACGCCGAGATAGGCACGCGCCTGTTCATCTCCCCCGGCACGGCGAAAACCCACATCGCCAACATCCAGGCCAAGTTGAAGGTGCGCAACCGCGTGGGCATCGCGGCCTGGTCCTGGGAGGCACTCTCATGA
- a CDS encoding class I SAM-dependent methyltransferase, with product MRRLHDDERLAGVYQSGNEMPEESLRDWTRLIGSFAGRPSPAVVEIGAGTGMFCSAMARWLDPSAVIGIDASLPMLTRARSLNPHPVVHYLAGTAEAVPTRSGLFDLVLLSRVIHHLPDRAGAARELARVLRPGGTAVIRTTFRERLDALVYDYWPNLRESDEQRFPSRAEVLDDFAAAGFEVRTVTSFARPVTAGLRDYHARMTSRPQSKFTRLTAEEFEEGLRRLAADARNEPVTRPVPVTERYDVAVLFLS from the coding sequence ATGCGCAGGCTCCACGACGACGAGCGGCTGGCGGGCGTTTACCAGAGCGGCAACGAGATGCCCGAGGAATCACTCCGGGACTGGACACGACTGATCGGCTCCTTCGCGGGCCGTCCGTCACCCGCCGTGGTGGAGATCGGCGCGGGTACCGGCATGTTCTGCTCGGCGATGGCCCGATGGCTGGACCCGTCGGCAGTGATCGGGATCGACGCCTCCCTGCCCATGCTCACCCGGGCCCGGAGCCTCAATCCGCACCCCGTGGTCCACTACCTGGCAGGCACCGCGGAAGCCGTGCCCACCCGATCCGGCCTGTTCGACCTGGTCCTGTTGTCCCGGGTGATCCACCATCTGCCCGACCGTGCCGGGGCGGCGCGTGAACTGGCCCGCGTCCTGCGGCCCGGCGGAACGGCCGTCATCCGGACGACGTTCCGGGAGCGGCTGGACGCACTGGTCTACGACTACTGGCCGAACCTGCGCGAGTCGGACGAACAGCGCTTTCCGTCCAGGGCCGAGGTGCTCGACGACTTCGCCGCGGCGGGCTTCGAGGTCCGGACCGTCACGTCCTTCGCCCGCCCCGTCACCGCCGGCCTCCGTGACTACCACGCCCGCATGACGTCCCGGCCCCAGTCGAAGTTCACCCGGCTCACCGCCGAGGAGTTCGAGGAGGGGCTGCGGCGCCTGGCGGCGGACGCCCGGAACGAGCCGGTGACGCGCCCGGTTCCCGTGACGGAGCGGTACGACGTGGCCGTGCTGTTCCTTTCCTGA
- a CDS encoding HAD domain-containing protein, protein MTAPAQRPLLFLDIDGPLIPFGAPAHLHPTHAVDPALLGAAANPLLTRIDPGHGPRLAALPCEIVWATTWMADANECVAPLLGLPALAVVVWPEPSDVDARDERDGLHWKTRALVDRAAGRPFVWVDDEITGTDRAWVAAHHPGRALLHRVDPRRGLADGDYAALDAWLRRPS, encoded by the coding sequence GTGACCGCCCCCGCGCAGCGTCCGCTGCTGTTCCTCGACATCGACGGACCACTCATCCCGTTCGGTGCGCCGGCACACCTCCACCCGACCCACGCGGTGGATCCCGCTCTCCTCGGTGCCGCCGCGAACCCGCTCCTGACCAGGATCGATCCCGGGCACGGCCCCCGGTTGGCCGCGCTCCCCTGCGAGATCGTCTGGGCCACGACGTGGATGGCCGACGCGAACGAGTGCGTCGCTCCCCTGCTCGGTCTGCCGGCGCTGGCCGTGGTGGTCTGGCCGGAGCCGTCCGACGTCGATGCCCGGGACGAGCGCGACGGACTGCACTGGAAGACCCGGGCCCTCGTCGATCGCGCGGCGGGGCGCCCGTTCGTCTGGGTCGACGACGAGATCACCGGCACCGACCGGGCGTGGGTCGCCGCCCATCACCCGGGCCGTGCCCTGCTCCATCGGGTCGACCCCCGGCGTGGTCTGGCCGACGGCGACTACGCGGCTCTCGACGCCTGGCTGCGGCGGCCCTCCTGA
- a CDS encoding GNAT family N-acetyltransferase — MTQPAAAPVVQRVDSEHRYEILVDGVTAGLTEYRDRDEQRVFYHTETGEAFAGQGLASVLVQQALDDVRASGKRIVPVCPYVAKFLKKHEEFADITDPVTPEVLKWLKGVLAH, encoded by the coding sequence ATGACACAGCCCGCCGCCGCTCCGGTCGTCCAGCGAGTGGACTCCGAGCACCGTTACGAGATCCTGGTCGACGGCGTGACCGCCGGCCTCACCGAGTACCGCGACCGCGACGAACAGCGCGTCTTCTACCACACCGAGACGGGCGAGGCCTTTGCCGGACAGGGCCTGGCCTCGGTACTCGTGCAGCAGGCGCTGGACGACGTACGCGCCTCGGGGAAGCGCATCGTGCCGGTCTGCCCCTACGTGGCGAAGTTCCTCAAGAAGCACGAGGAGTTCGCCGACATCACCGACCCGGTGACCCCCGAGGTCCTGAAGTGGCTGAAGGGCGTGCTGGCGCACTGA
- a CDS encoding pirin family protein, with protein sequence MNDAEKGPAEQPRAAFGHGEHPPGIEVLGARDVPLGGPRAMTVRRTLPQRARTTIGAWCFADHYGPDDVADTGGMDVAPHPHIGLQTVSWLFSGEIEHRDSMGNHAFVRPGELNLMTGGHGISHSEVSTARTTTLHGVQLWVVLPEEHRHTGRDFQHHVPAPVRVGGAEIRVFLGTLAGDTSPVRTFTPLLGAELLLDPHSTTELAVDTGFEHGVLVDHGDVHVAGTTLRPAELGYLGTGNDTLTLTNGTDSVARVILLGGTPFEERIVMWWNFIGRSHEDIVEAREAWQNASDRFGEVDGYDGDRLPAPVLPNIRIAPRRNPANH encoded by the coding sequence ATGAACGACGCCGAGAAGGGGCCCGCGGAACAGCCCCGAGCGGCCTTCGGCCACGGTGAACACCCGCCGGGGATCGAGGTCCTCGGCGCCCGGGACGTCCCGCTGGGCGGCCCGAGGGCGATGACCGTACGGCGCACGCTGCCGCAGCGGGCCCGGACGACGATCGGCGCCTGGTGCTTCGCCGACCACTACGGCCCCGACGACGTCGCCGACACCGGCGGCATGGACGTCGCGCCCCATCCCCACATCGGCCTGCAGACGGTGAGCTGGCTGTTCAGCGGGGAGATCGAGCACCGGGACAGCATGGGCAACCACGCCTTCGTGAGACCCGGCGAGCTGAACCTCATGACGGGCGGCCACGGCATCAGCCACTCGGAGGTCTCCACCGCCCGCACCACGACCCTGCACGGCGTCCAGCTGTGGGTGGTGCTCCCCGAGGAGCACCGGCACACCGGACGCGACTTCCAGCACCACGTCCCGGCCCCGGTCCGGGTGGGCGGGGCCGAGATCAGGGTGTTCCTGGGGACACTGGCGGGGGACACCTCCCCGGTGCGCACCTTCACCCCGCTGCTCGGCGCCGAACTCCTCCTCGACCCGCACTCGACGACCGAACTCGCCGTCGACACCGGCTTCGAGCACGGCGTCCTCGTCGACCACGGGGACGTGCACGTCGCCGGGACGACCCTGCGCCCGGCGGAGCTGGGGTACCTCGGCACGGGGAACGACACGCTGACGCTGACGAACGGGACGGACTCCGTCGCGCGGGTCATCCTGCTCGGGGGAACACCGTTCGAGGAGCGGATCGTCATGTGGTGGAACTTCATCGGCCGGAGCCACGAGGACATCGTCGAGGCCAGGGAGGCGTGGCAGAACGCGTCCGACCGGTTCGGCGAGGTCGACGGCTACGACGGCGACCGCCTGCCCGCGCCCGTGCTCCCCAACATCCGCATCGCACCGCGCCGCAACCCGGCGAACCACTGA
- a CDS encoding carboxymuconolactone decarboxylase family protein → MSDTVAGPVSERVFVDKQSPSAYRALVETSGAVRAVAADAGLDRVLVELVNLRVSQINNCAYCLDVHTRAALRAGETTRRLGVLAAWRDTELFTARERAALALAEATTEPANALAQEHAYAEARRALTDDEISAVIWVAITINAFNRVSILSKHPVREAPQR, encoded by the coding sequence TTGAGTGACACGGTGGCGGGCCCCGTGAGCGAGCGGGTCTTCGTGGACAAGCAGAGTCCGAGCGCTTACCGCGCCCTGGTCGAGACGTCCGGTGCGGTCCGCGCGGTCGCCGCCGACGCGGGGCTGGACCGAGTGCTGGTGGAGCTGGTCAACCTCCGCGTGTCGCAGATCAACAACTGCGCCTACTGCCTCGACGTGCACACCCGGGCCGCGCTGCGTGCGGGTGAGACCACCCGGCGTCTGGGCGTGCTGGCCGCCTGGCGCGACACCGAGCTGTTCACGGCGCGTGAGCGTGCGGCGCTCGCCCTGGCGGAGGCGACCACCGAGCCCGCGAACGCCCTCGCGCAGGAGCACGCCTACGCCGAGGCCCGCCGGGCCCTCACCGACGACGAGATCTCCGCAGTGATATGGGTGGCGATCACCATCAACGCGTTCAACCGGGTCTCCATCCTGAGCAAGCACCCCGTGCGCGAGGCCCCTCAGCGGTGA
- the grpE gene encoding nucleotide exchange factor GrpE, whose translation MSENPHAGRQGDRSLVPVRDWRGTAPAGFPPRRRRDASGAGRTEPKDGTGSRERIAELTDDLQRVKAEYDNYRKQVRRDRLAIREIAVANVLTGLLPVLDVVEEVRRQGDDGGAAALAGVIEDRLAALGLRTVGAVGEPFDPRAHEAVAFRASDTARAAVCTEVLRYGYRVGGHLLRPAQVEVTGPAPARGTVCDTTPDPGRVRVPGDA comes from the coding sequence ATGAGTGAGAACCCGCATGCCGGCCGGCAGGGCGATCGGTCGCTCGTGCCGGTGCGCGACTGGCGCGGGACCGCCCCGGCCGGGTTCCCGCCCCGGCGCCGCCGGGACGCGTCGGGAGCCGGCCGGACGGAGCCGAAGGACGGGACGGGGTCGCGCGAGCGGATCGCGGAGCTGACCGACGACCTGCAACGGGTGAAGGCCGAGTACGACAACTACCGCAAGCAGGTGCGCCGCGACCGCCTGGCGATCCGGGAGATCGCGGTGGCCAACGTGCTCACCGGCCTGCTGCCGGTCCTGGACGTCGTGGAGGAGGTCCGCCGACAGGGCGACGACGGCGGCGCGGCGGCCCTCGCCGGAGTGATCGAGGACCGGCTGGCGGCACTCGGTCTGCGCACCGTCGGGGCAGTCGGGGAGCCCTTCGACCCCCGTGCCCACGAGGCGGTCGCCTTCCGTGCCTCCGACACGGCCCGTGCGGCCGTGTGCACCGAAGTGCTGCGGTACGGCTACCGGGTCGGCGGCCATCTCCTGCGCCCCGCCCAGGTGGAGGTGACAGGACCCGCCCCCGCCCGGGGGACCGTGTGCGACACCACCCCGGACCCCGGACGGGTACGCGTCCCGGGGGACGCCTGA
- a CDS encoding VOC family protein, translating to MTTSDKIMPVLGAPCWVNLLTQDLRAAQAFYADVMGWKFRDSALGDDFSVALARGEPVAGIGCCPGGNHPAVWTPYFAVKDADGTAGRIGERGATLAVGPLPLGEGRAGIAADRDGAVFGFWEGPALSWPVGLSGAPVRLDLRTRDAFDAAIFYAEVFDWARPPGGCTVDYAQDHIVVQAAGRTVATLRGGGVEDAPDPEVRPRWNVDFHVRDSGRAAAAAVAAGGESSPVPSLTGTPEDACVIRDSDGALFTVSGF from the coding sequence ATGACGACCTCCGACAAGATCATGCCGGTGCTCGGCGCGCCCTGCTGGGTGAACCTGCTGACGCAGGACCTGCGTGCGGCGCAGGCCTTCTACGCCGACGTCATGGGGTGGAAGTTCAGGGACAGCGCCCTGGGCGACGACTTCTCGGTGGCGCTGGCACGGGGCGAGCCGGTCGCGGGGATCGGGTGCTGCCCGGGCGGGAACCATCCGGCCGTCTGGACCCCGTACTTCGCCGTCAAGGACGCGGACGGGACGGCGGGCCGGATCGGCGAGCGCGGTGCCACGCTCGCCGTCGGCCCCCTTCCGCTGGGCGAGGGCCGGGCGGGAATCGCCGCCGACCGCGACGGGGCCGTGTTCGGGTTCTGGGAGGGCCCGGCCCTGTCCTGGCCGGTGGGGCTGTCCGGTGCCCCGGTCCGGCTGGACCTGCGGACCCGCGACGCGTTCGACGCCGCCATCTTCTACGCGGAGGTCTTCGACTGGGCCCGGCCGCCCGGCGGCTGCACGGTCGACTACGCCCAGGACCACATCGTCGTCCAGGCCGCGGGGCGCACCGTTGCCACCCTGCGCGGCGGGGGCGTCGAGGACGCTCCCGACCCGGAGGTCCGGCCCCGCTGGAACGTCGACTTCCATGTCCGGGACAGCGGGCGGGCCGCAGCGGCCGCCGTCGCGGCCGGGGGCGAGTCATCACCGGTTCCCTCACTCACCGGTACCCCGGAGGACGCCTGCGTCATCCGCGACTCCGACGGCGCCCTCTTCACCGTGTCCGGCTTCTGA
- a CDS encoding cyclic nucleotide-binding domain-containing protein gives MTTLKITSLPPARREHLLSLAEDVHFPAARRLFEEHTPADRFWVLKTGAVTLDSQLPNRRRAEIETLGPGELVGLSWLFPPYEWELGAETLSPVRAHEFDAARVRALCRSDPEFGFEISQWVGMVLTRRLHATRGRLLDLYESVARA, from the coding sequence ATGACCACACTCAAGATCACGTCTTTGCCACCCGCACGCCGTGAACACCTCCTGAGCCTTGCCGAAGACGTCCACTTCCCCGCGGCACGGCGGCTCTTCGAGGAACACACCCCCGCCGACCGCTTCTGGGTACTGAAGACCGGGGCGGTGACCCTCGACTCACAGCTGCCCAACCGGCGCCGCGCGGAGATCGAGACCCTGGGGCCTGGCGAGCTGGTCGGGCTGTCCTGGCTCTTCCCGCCCTACGAGTGGGAACTGGGCGCCGAGACGCTGAGCCCCGTCCGGGCCCATGAATTCGACGCGGCCCGGGTACGGGCCCTGTGCCGGTCGGACCCCGAGTTCGGATTCGAGATCAGCCAGTGGGTGGGGATGGTGCTCACCCGTCGGCTGCACGCGACCCGCGGCAGGCTGCTCGACCTCTACGAATCCGTCGCACGGGCCTGA
- a CDS encoding threonine/serine dehydratase, with amino-acid sequence MHRLAHDDIEAATGRIADQVRPVTVTRTAPGEIVRTGHHDTAGGGADSCEVWLALEFMQHTGSFKARGAQNFIRAHRDAGTLPDIGVTIASGGNAGLACAWAARRQGVRATVFLPTTAPQVKIAGLRSYGADVRLVGTQYAEALAACEKFAAETGALAAHAYDHPLIAAGAGTLLAEIHRQVPGLDTVVVAVGGGGLFAGVATAARHHGIRTVAVEPENCRALNAALEAGHPVDVPVDSIASDSLGARRASAMALHAAQQHDVRSVLVPDDEILRARRTLWGNRRLVVEPGAATALAALTTPTTGPGIGYRPRAGEKIAVVLCGANTDPGDLITGRPEA; translated from the coding sequence ATGCACCGACTCGCCCACGACGACATCGAGGCCGCCACCGGACGGATCGCGGATCAGGTCCGCCCCGTCACCGTGACCCGGACCGCTCCGGGGGAGATCGTCCGTACCGGTCACCACGACACCGCAGGCGGTGGAGCCGATTCCTGCGAGGTGTGGCTGGCGCTCGAATTCATGCAGCACACCGGTTCGTTCAAGGCGCGTGGCGCCCAGAACTTCATCCGGGCCCACCGCGATGCGGGCACCCTCCCGGACATCGGCGTGACGATCGCCTCCGGCGGGAACGCCGGGCTGGCCTGTGCCTGGGCCGCCCGGCGGCAAGGAGTGCGCGCGACCGTGTTCCTGCCCACCACCGCCCCGCAGGTGAAGATCGCCGGACTCCGCTCGTACGGTGCCGACGTGCGCCTGGTCGGCACCCAGTACGCCGAGGCCCTGGCCGCCTGCGAGAAGTTCGCCGCCGAGACCGGCGCGCTGGCCGCACACGCCTATGACCACCCGCTGATCGCGGCCGGGGCGGGCACCCTGCTGGCGGAGATCCACCGGCAGGTTCCCGGCCTGGACACCGTGGTGGTCGCGGTCGGCGGTGGCGGGCTGTTCGCCGGAGTGGCCACCGCGGCCCGGCACCACGGCATCCGCACGGTTGCCGTCGAGCCGGAGAACTGCCGCGCGCTGAACGCCGCCCTCGAAGCCGGACACCCGGTCGACGTCCCCGTGGACTCGATCGCCTCCGACTCCCTGGGCGCCCGCCGGGCCTCCGCCATGGCCCTGCACGCCGCCCAGCAGCACGACGTGCGCTCCGTGCTGGTGCCGGACGACGAGATCCTCCGCGCCCGCCGGACCCTGTGGGGCAACCGCCGCCTCGTCGTCGAACCCGGCGCCGCAACCGCTCTCGCCGCCCTCACCACCCCGACCACCGGACCGGGCATCGGCTACCGCCCCCGCGCCGGGGAGAAGATCGCCGTCGTCCTGTGCGGGGCGAACACCGACCCCGGCGACCTGATCACCGGCCGGCCGGAGGCCTGA
- a CDS encoding sigma-70 family RNA polymerase sigma factor → MAGEEDTPRHLGELTEEQAGRMLADMNEVIRAGEEMRKLRAEMIKLLAGLGWTQDRIARLAGMSQPAVSKQVARGGADEPPPMTELSLDQGDVPWLEGRLWGLAEEISETFPDTARCTRCVNALARGRKRFTPRNVDELRRLVEEDLGTHREQLPGGYREAYDRISRGLDVPAEVTTTASASVRRTLAHRLQRDRLRPAARPSAPDRAPHED, encoded by the coding sequence GTGGCAGGCGAAGAGGACACCCCCCGGCACCTCGGGGAACTGACCGAAGAACAGGCCGGGCGCATGCTCGCCGACATGAACGAGGTCATCCGCGCGGGGGAGGAGATGCGGAAGCTGCGGGCCGAGATGATCAAACTGCTCGCCGGCCTCGGCTGGACCCAGGACAGGATCGCCCGGCTCGCCGGCATGAGTCAGCCGGCCGTGTCCAAGCAGGTGGCGAGAGGCGGGGCGGACGAACCGCCGCCCATGACGGAACTCTCCCTCGACCAGGGCGACGTGCCCTGGCTCGAAGGGCGGCTGTGGGGTCTGGCCGAGGAGATCTCCGAGACCTTCCCCGACACCGCCCGCTGCACGCGCTGCGTGAACGCCCTGGCCCGGGGGCGGAAACGCTTCACCCCCCGGAACGTCGACGAGTTGCGGCGCCTGGTGGAGGAGGACCTCGGGACGCACCGGGAACAGCTGCCCGGCGGCTACCGGGAGGCGTACGACCGGATCAGCCGCGGCCTCGACGTGCCCGCCGAGGTCACCACCACCGCGTCGGCCTCCGTGCGCCGCACCCTCGCCCACCGGCTCCAGCGCGACCGGCTCCGCCCGGCCGCCCGGCCATCCGCCCCCGACCGCGCGCCGCACGAGGACTGA
- a CDS encoding alpha/beta hydrolase produces the protein MPTFSAPDGTRLAYRAHGDGPPLVCIPGGPADSRYLGDLGGLAAHRRTLVLDLRGTGRSAIPDDVSSYRCDRLVDDIEALRDHLGLARMDLLGHSAGTNIAVRYAAEYPDRVGGLVLVGPSVRAVGLTVTGEMRREAALLRKDEPWFPPAFAALEALIAGTGTGKGRGAGAGTGTGAGTATGAGAGGDWEAIAPFLYGRWDAAARRHHADGRPNNEEAVARFGTDGAFDPGATRAALAAFGAPVLLLTGEFDLNSPPRSTAEYAGLFPDASFVVQPGTGHFPWLDDAGRFVAAVADFLG, from the coding sequence ATGCCCACTTTCTCCGCACCTGACGGAACCCGGCTCGCCTACCGTGCGCACGGCGACGGTCCCCCGCTCGTCTGCATTCCGGGAGGCCCCGCCGACTCCCGCTACCTCGGTGATCTCGGCGGCCTGGCCGCGCACCGCCGAACGCTCGTCCTCGACCTGCGCGGAACGGGCCGGTCCGCGATTCCCGACGACGTCTCCTCCTACCGCTGCGACCGGCTGGTCGACGACATCGAAGCCCTGCGCGACCACCTCGGTCTCGCCCGGATGGATCTGCTCGGCCATTCCGCCGGTACGAACATCGCGGTGCGGTACGCCGCCGAGTACCCCGACCGGGTCGGCGGGCTCGTCCTGGTCGGCCCCAGCGTCCGGGCCGTCGGCCTGACGGTGACCGGGGAGATGCGACGCGAGGCGGCGCTGCTGCGGAAGGACGAGCCGTGGTTCCCTCCGGCGTTCGCCGCTCTGGAGGCACTCATCGCGGGAACGGGAACGGGGAAAGGAAGGGGAGCAGGGGCAGGCACAGGCACAGGCGCAGGAACGGCAACGGGAGCGGGAGCGGGTGGCGACTGGGAGGCCATCGCCCCGTTCCTCTACGGTCGTTGGGACGCTGCGGCGCGGCGCCATCACGCGGACGGGCGGCCGAACAACGAGGAGGCCGTCGCCCGCTTCGGGACCGACGGCGCGTTCGACCCGGGGGCGACCCGTGCGGCGCTCGCCGCCTTCGGCGCGCCGGTCCTGCTGCTCACCGGCGAGTTCGACCTGAACAGCCCGCCCCGGTCGACGGCCGAGTACGCGGGACTGTTCCCCGACGCCTCGTTCGTGGTGCAGCCGGGGACCGGCCACTTCCCCTGGCTCGACGACGCCGGCCGGTTCGTGGCGGCCGTCGCGGATTTCCTGGGCTGA
- a CDS encoding maleylpyruvate isomerase family mycothiol-dependent enzyme — protein MGKTTGHTENRTDIRAMIAAERQELADLFDDLRADRWDEPSLCAGWRVREVAAHMSMGFRYSLPATLAEIVKARGGLHRMTDRVARRDARAHSTAELVEFLRDNAHHPWKPPVGGLAAALGHDVVHGLDVTVALGIDRRVPEDRLRVLLDATRPRSLKFFGANIDGVRLCADDLDWSFGTGTPVYGAAQDLLLVTFGRKLPAGRLRGGPSGRFTGV, from the coding sequence ATGGGGAAGACGACCGGGCACACGGAGAACAGGACCGACATCAGGGCCATGATCGCGGCGGAACGCCAGGAACTGGCGGACCTGTTCGACGATCTGCGGGCCGACCGGTGGGACGAGCCGAGCCTCTGCGCGGGATGGCGGGTGCGTGAGGTCGCGGCCCACATGTCGATGGGATTCCGGTACTCGCTGCCCGCGACCCTCGCCGAAATCGTGAAGGCGCGCGGCGGGCTCCACCGGATGACCGACCGGGTCGCCCGCCGCGACGCGCGTGCCCACTCCACCGCCGAACTCGTCGAGTTCCTGCGGGACAACGCGCACCACCCGTGGAAGCCGCCGGTCGGCGGGCTCGCGGCGGCGCTCGGCCACGACGTGGTGCACGGGCTGGACGTCACCGTCGCCCTCGGCATCGACCGGCGCGTCCCCGAGGACCGGCTGCGGGTCCTGCTCGACGCGACCCGCCCCCGGAGCCTCAAGTTCTTCGGTGCGAACATCGACGGGGTGCGGCTGTGCGCCGACGACCTGGACTGGTCCTTCGGTACCGGTACGCCGGTGTACGGCGCGGCCCAGGACCTCCTGCTGGTCACGTTCGGCCGCAAGCTCCCGGCCGGCCGGTTGCGGGGCGGGCCGAGCGGCCGCTTCACCGGGGTCTGA